TTTCGCATGGTTATCCATCCGTGCAAAATCTTCGACGATGGATGCTGGCCCGGGGATTCCGTGGGGATTTCTTTGTCGGGGTCTTTAATGTTCGACATGTCTTCATTAAATTTTCACTAGAGGAAGATTAGACAAAACTTTGGATCAAGTCAATTTGGTTTGTGGAAGGATTTTCCATGCGTGTTTTTAAATGGACACCAACGCTTAATCCGAGGGAAGAGTCGCCTACTTTTCCGGTATGGGTTCATTTGTCGGAGTTGCCGATCCAATTTTTTGATCGGGAGGCGTTGTTTAGCATTGCCCTTTTGTTGGGGACGCCTCTCAAGACGGATGTATCTACGGCGACTTTGGTGCAGCCTAGTGTGGCTCGGGTATATGTTGAGATTAATTTGCTTGAGCCGCTACAGACGAAAATCAGTCTCGGGATTGGGACAGAAGTGATCATCCAACCTGTGATTTACGAGCGTCTTCCTAAGTACTGTGGGGCTTGCAAACACTTAGGACATGATAAAGATAAGTGCTATGAGAAGCTTAGGCCTGC
The window above is part of the Sesamum indicum cultivar Zhongzhi No. 13 linkage group LG7, S_indicum_v1.0, whole genome shotgun sequence genome. Proteins encoded here:
- the LOC105165902 gene encoding uncharacterized protein At4g02000-like — translated: MRVFKWTPTLNPREESPTFPVWVHLSELPIQFFDREALFSIALLLGTPLKTDVSTATLVQPSVARVYVEINLLEPLQTKISLGIGTEVIIQPVIYERLPKYCGACKHLGHDKDKCYEKLRPANRDDRPPPIPDEEDLRVKLDA